The following are encoded together in the Adhaeribacter arboris genome:
- the def gene encoding peptide deformylase, with amino-acid sequence MIYPITAYGDPVLRSKTKEITDDYSDLKKLVTDMYDTMYHAHGVGLAAPQISKGLRLFVIDSAPFEEDEEKKKLAVKQAFINPQILEENGDEWAFEEGCLSIPGIREDVIRPANVIIRYFDEDWNKHEKTFNGMVARIIQHEYDHIEGVLFTDHLSGFRKRLLKSKLTKISKGDVDADYVMRFYNGKKL; translated from the coding sequence ATGATATATCCGATTACGGCTTACGGTGACCCGGTTTTACGCTCCAAAACCAAAGAAATTACAGATGATTACTCGGACCTGAAAAAACTGGTAACCGATATGTATGATACAATGTACCATGCCCATGGAGTAGGCTTGGCTGCTCCCCAGATTAGTAAAGGTCTGCGTTTATTTGTTATTGATTCGGCGCCGTTTGAAGAAGATGAAGAGAAGAAAAAATTAGCCGTGAAACAAGCCTTTATTAATCCGCAAATTTTAGAAGAAAACGGCGACGAATGGGCTTTTGAAGAAGGGTGTTTAAGTATTCCGGGCATCCGGGAAGACGTTATCCGGCCGGCGAATGTCATTATCCGGTATTTTGATGAAGATTGGAATAAACACGAAAAAACCTTTAACGGCATGGTAGCCCGCATTATCCAGCACGAATACGACCACATTGAAGGCGTTTTATTTACCGACCATTTATCCGGTTTCCGGAAACGGCTGCTAAAAAGTAAGCTTACCAAAATAAGCAAAGGCGACGTAGATGCCGATTACGTGATGCGCTTTTACAACGGCAAAAAACTTTAA
- a CDS encoding cyanophycinase has protein sequence MVKPKGTLIALGGGDDDGLLQLIRADYCHARSVVEVITTAAPSPQESGVAYQEAFVELGLKNANVMHIDEENEADKPEYLERIRRADVFFFTGGDQRRINQFLLDTEVQRIMQQRYREEEIVIAGTSAGASAISNRMIYEGYGSNSLVKGETKTCSGLSFVQKVYIDSHFTERGRFGRLAVAIAKWPDYIGIGLGEETGVIIKEGDLVEVFGPGVVTIIDGSQIEYCNIDEVAYGSPIAVEHLVMHLLVEGHCYSLSDRRLQPIPRQVTDTNS, from the coding sequence ATGGTAAAACCCAAAGGTACTTTAATTGCTCTTGGCGGCGGCGACGATGATGGCTTGCTGCAACTCATCCGGGCCGACTATTGCCACGCCCGTTCAGTAGTGGAAGTAATTACTACCGCTGCTCCTTCTCCTCAGGAATCAGGCGTAGCGTATCAGGAAGCATTTGTGGAGTTAGGCTTAAAAAATGCGAATGTAATGCACATTGATGAAGAGAACGAAGCCGATAAGCCGGAGTATTTAGAACGGATTCGCCGGGCGGATGTATTCTTTTTTACCGGCGGTGACCAGCGCCGCATTAACCAGTTTTTGCTGGATACCGAGGTGCAACGAATAATGCAGCAGCGTTACCGCGAAGAAGAAATTGTAATTGCCGGTACCAGCGCTGGGGCTAGTGCTATTTCAAATCGCATGATTTACGAAGGCTATGGTTCAAATTCGTTAGTAAAAGGAGAAACGAAAACTTGTTCCGGCTTATCGTTCGTGCAGAAAGTATACATTGATTCGCATTTTACGGAACGGGGCCGGTTTGGCCGCTTAGCGGTGGCCATTGCTAAATGGCCGGATTATATCGGCATTGGGCTCGGCGAGGAAACCGGGGTTATTATTAAAGAAGGTGATCTGGTAGAGGTATTCGGGCCGGGCGTAGTAACCATTATCGACGGCAGCCAGATTGAGTATTGCAATATTGATGAAGTAGCCTACGGTTCACCTATTGCGGTGGAGCATTTGGTTATGCACTTACTCGTAGAAGGGCACTGCTATTCTTTATCCGACAGAAGATTACAACCTATTCCCCGGCAAGTTACTGATACTAATAGTTAA
- a CDS encoding YihY/virulence factor BrkB family protein has protein sequence MAKYTFKDILDIGKHSVSEFMENNSFRLAAALSYNTIFALPPLLLIIITAASTFLGDVDWSGKLALQIQGMIGKDGAAEVQNMVNNINRNDAKGIMGAVGIAALIFTATTFFITLQDSLNTIWNVKAKPKNNIMKVVKDRFLSFGLIISISILMLISFVISAVLTIMMDFLTRFLPDVAVIVMQLVDIAFSTGFITCLFALTFKYLPDAVIRWKDVWVGSFLTALLFVLGKYLIGFYLGNSDVASAYGAAGSVIIILVWIYYSSLIIFFGAEFTQEYANRFGERVRPKSHAVEVELREVTHEDSYDSQAGRPPAQGRFRKE, from the coding sequence ATGGCAAAATATACTTTTAAAGATATACTGGATATAGGTAAGCATTCAGTATCAGAGTTCATGGAGAATAATTCTTTCCGATTAGCCGCTGCTCTGTCCTATAACACTATTTTTGCTTTACCACCTTTGTTATTGATTATTATAACTGCGGCCAGCACCTTTTTAGGCGATGTAGATTGGTCGGGTAAATTGGCGCTTCAAATTCAGGGAATGATTGGAAAAGACGGTGCCGCCGAAGTACAGAATATGGTGAATAATATTAACCGGAACGATGCGAAAGGGATTATGGGAGCGGTTGGTATTGCGGCGCTTATTTTTACAGCTACAACTTTTTTCATAACGCTGCAAGATTCCCTTAATACCATCTGGAACGTAAAAGCCAAGCCCAAAAACAATATTATGAAAGTAGTAAAGGACCGGTTTTTATCTTTCGGATTAATAATAAGTATATCCATACTTATGTTAATATCTTTTGTAATAAGCGCTGTTTTAACTATTATGATGGATTTTCTGACCCGGTTCCTTCCGGATGTAGCGGTTATTGTGATGCAGTTGGTTGATATTGCTTTTTCAACGGGTTTTATTACCTGCTTATTTGCGTTAACTTTTAAATACTTACCCGATGCTGTTATCCGGTGGAAAGATGTTTGGGTAGGTTCATTTTTAACGGCGCTGCTTTTTGTATTGGGCAAATATTTAATCGGCTTTTATTTAGGAAATAGCGATGTTGCTTCGGCTTATGGGGCAGCTGGTTCGGTTATTATTATATTGGTTTGGATTTATTATTCTTCGTTGATCATCTTTTTTGGCGCTGAGTTTACCCAGGAGTACGCCAACCGATTTGGTGAAAGGGTACGCCCTAAATCGCATGCCGTTGAAGTAGAACTCCGGGAAGTAACGCACGAAGATAGCTACGACAGCCAAGCCGGACGGCCACCGGCTCAAGGCCGCTTTCGCAAAGAATAG
- a CDS encoding T9SS type A sorting domain-containing protein, which produces MLCKPLHDLTRNNFYSTLVGLISLFCSLLAFLPSGQAQNVDPNFKPSVYSKYEMDGQILASALQTADRKLIISGDFTVIDGSSRKSLARLNADGSLDLSFNPGTSVNDNIYSIALQPDGKILIGGLFTEYNGRLQNKIARLNKNGTLDTTFHSGQAAANNFAIGTGPDNYINAIELQADGKIIVGGYFTTTNGFYLSKIARLNPDGTIDTTFNPGYGVNNTVNTVAVQPDGKIIIGGSFTAVNKISRVRIARLNSDGSLDTSFDVGMEVSSDATTKLDKVVLQPDGKVLIAGDFVSVKGSPQRYFARINADGSLDPEFNAGSGADGVVNYLLQQPDGKIVLAGEFTTINNTSSQHIARLNPDGTIDGSFNPGTGADGKIVTLALFPDGSIAAAGSFTSYSDVECQNIVQVTSVGKLNTQYNIAKGNRSKVKTMLIQPDGKVLIGGNFATVTGFSRNFVARLNSNGTLDRSFNAGKGPNDFVNALALQADGKVIVAGNFIAVNDDSSYTYLARYNANGSLDNTFSPQIDAVIEAVAVQPDGRILIGGNFTKVNNQTRSRIARLNADGSLDESFTFATGINNAVTAILVDADGKIVIGGTFTKVNNSNRKYLARLSSDGHLDADFYSGTGPDGAVKALVQQPDGKIIFAGLFSNFNGESKKNIARLNTDGSLDATFNTKTGINNAIYTVLLRSDGRIMVGGMFTEVDGVVRNRVARLKANGNLDPTFDPRVKSNIGTNREVNTLALLPDNRLLLGGYFTSIAGKGRTRIAMLSAKASQMINMPVIESMTEQSNPLTITATASSGLTVNLAVVSGPAVIEGNTLVVTGPGEVKVKATQPGNEDFEAAPAVERSFCVSPAKPSITVNENVFTSSSDTGNQWYYNGEPIANATGKTYTATKAGGYTVVVAAGSCASVAADGQTISEELLEELKPITALTAYPNPATNYLKLKGSNIGPGQIAITFYDAAGRRVGQEQVVSSTKNLNLTVSVAHLPRGYMILQVITPNGVIRTPFVLK; this is translated from the coding sequence ATGTTATGTAAACCTTTACACGATTTAACCAGAAATAATTTTTATTCCACTTTAGTAGGTCTAATTAGTCTTTTCTGTTCTCTTTTAGCTTTTTTGCCTTCTGGTCAGGCTCAAAATGTAGACCCGAATTTTAAACCATCGGTATACAGCAAGTATGAAATGGATGGGCAAATTTTGGCAAGTGCGCTACAAACTGCTGATCGTAAGCTGATCATTTCCGGTGATTTTACGGTAATTGATGGTTCCAGCCGAAAGTCATTAGCCCGTTTAAATGCTGATGGCAGCCTGGATTTAAGTTTTAATCCGGGTACTAGTGTGAATGATAATATTTATTCTATTGCCTTGCAACCTGACGGTAAAATTCTTATTGGTGGTTTATTCACCGAATACAATGGCCGGCTGCAAAATAAAATAGCCCGCTTAAATAAAAATGGCACCTTAGATACTACTTTTCATTCAGGTCAAGCGGCGGCAAATAATTTTGCTATTGGTACCGGCCCTGATAACTACATTAATGCCATTGAACTGCAAGCCGATGGTAAAATTATAGTAGGTGGCTATTTTACTACTACAAATGGCTTTTACTTAAGCAAAATTGCCCGCCTTAACCCCGATGGTACTATTGATACTACTTTTAACCCCGGTTACGGCGTAAACAATACGGTAAATACCGTGGCAGTGCAGCCAGATGGTAAAATAATAATTGGTGGTTCTTTTACGGCTGTAAACAAGATTAGCCGTGTCCGGATTGCCCGTCTTAATTCCGACGGAAGTTTAGATACTTCCTTTGATGTGGGTATGGAAGTAAGTTCCGATGCTACTACCAAATTAGATAAAGTAGTGCTGCAGCCGGATGGCAAAGTATTAATTGCCGGAGATTTTGTTTCGGTAAAAGGTTCGCCGCAGCGTTATTTTGCCCGCATTAACGCCGATGGCAGCTTAGATCCTGAATTTAACGCAGGTAGTGGTGCCGATGGTGTGGTAAACTATCTACTCCAGCAACCCGATGGTAAAATAGTGCTGGCCGGCGAATTTACTACCATTAACAATACTTCCAGCCAGCATATTGCCCGGTTAAACCCGGATGGTACCATAGATGGGAGCTTTAATCCAGGTACCGGGGCTGATGGTAAAATCGTTACGTTGGCTTTATTTCCGGATGGCAGCATTGCAGCGGCTGGCAGCTTTACTTCTTATTCCGATGTAGAATGCCAGAATATAGTGCAGGTAACTTCGGTGGGAAAACTGAATACGCAGTACAACATCGCTAAAGGTAATCGCAGTAAAGTAAAAACCATGTTAATTCAACCGGATGGGAAAGTACTTATTGGGGGCAACTTTGCTACGGTAACGGGATTCTCTCGTAATTTTGTGGCCCGGTTAAACTCGAACGGTACTTTAGATAGATCTTTTAATGCTGGCAAAGGACCTAATGATTTTGTGAATGCTTTGGCTTTACAAGCGGATGGTAAAGTAATAGTAGCTGGTAATTTTATTGCCGTTAACGACGACAGCAGTTATACTTACCTTGCCCGATATAATGCTAACGGTAGCTTGGATAACACATTTTCTCCCCAGATAGATGCGGTAATTGAAGCAGTGGCTGTACAACCCGACGGCCGTATTTTAATTGGTGGCAATTTCACGAAGGTAAATAATCAAACCCGGTCCCGGATTGCGCGCTTAAATGCTGATGGCTCTCTGGACGAAAGCTTCACGTTTGCTACCGGAATAAATAATGCTGTAACCGCTATCCTAGTGGATGCTGACGGTAAAATTGTGATAGGTGGTACTTTTACCAAGGTAAATAATAGCAACCGCAAATACCTCGCTCGTCTTTCTTCGGATGGGCATCTGGATGCAGATTTTTATTCCGGTACTGGTCCGGATGGTGCCGTGAAAGCTCTGGTACAGCAACCCGATGGTAAAATCATCTTTGCCGGATTATTTTCTAATTTTAATGGGGAGAGTAAGAAAAATATTGCCCGTTTAAATACTGATGGCTCCCTGGATGCTACTTTTAATACTAAAACCGGTATTAATAATGCCATTTATACTGTATTACTCCGTTCGGATGGCCGGATAATGGTAGGTGGTATGTTTACCGAGGTGGATGGCGTGGTTAGGAACCGTGTGGCCCGGTTAAAAGCTAATGGCAACCTGGATCCTACTTTTGATCCGCGGGTAAAAAGTAATATTGGCACTAATCGGGAAGTAAATACTTTGGCTCTTCTGCCCGATAATCGCCTGTTATTAGGTGGATACTTCACTTCTATTGCAGGAAAAGGCCGTACCCGAATTGCAATGCTATCGGCAAAAGCATCCCAAATGATCAATATGCCTGTTATAGAAAGCATGACAGAACAAAGCAACCCTTTAACTATCACCGCCACTGCTTCATCCGGTTTAACCGTAAATTTAGCAGTAGTTTCCGGTCCGGCCGTTATAGAAGGAAATACATTAGTAGTTACGGGCCCGGGTGAAGTTAAAGTGAAAGCCACTCAACCCGGTAACGAGGATTTTGAAGCTGCCCCAGCAGTGGAACGTTCTTTCTGCGTAAGCCCAGCCAAACCATCTATTACCGTAAATGAAAATGTATTTACTTCCAGCAGTGATACGGGTAATCAATGGTATTATAATGGGGAACCTATTGCTAATGCTACTGGTAAAACTTATACTGCCACAAAAGCAGGAGGATACACAGTTGTAGTAGCTGCTGGCAGTTGTGCTTCCGTAGCTGCGGATGGTCAGACTATAAGTGAAGAATTATTAGAAGAGTTAAAACCTATTACGGCTCTTACGGCTTATCCAAATCCTGCAACCAATTATTTAAAGTTAAAAGGCAGCAACATCGGACCTGGACAAATAGCTATAACTTTTTACGATGCCGCTGGCCGTAGAGTAGGACAAGAACAAGTTGTAAGCTCTACTAAAAATTTAAATTTAACTGTATCGGTGGCACATTTACCCCGCGGATACATGATTTTACAAGTAATTACCCCCAATGGAGTTATTCGCACGCCGTTTGTATTAAAGTAA
- a CDS encoding LVIVD repeat-containing protein, translating into MLKRYLLSLIFSQPTIYGLFILATWLLAGCTDQCEGTYTYKVYEPVYQTRAELLATIGSRPAEPLQNTGKIYAIGDYILVNEVNRGIHVIDNSNPSKPQNSSFISIPGNVDMAVRNQVLYADAASDLVVFDFSNPITVKLKKHIENVFEPAPIFSSSGAIIPLDPSKGLIIDYKERVITEKRKCDEIVPNNNVLVNDGAVNFLNNNVKSNYTSGSTGQGGSMARFTINGNYLYTVGSSKMDIFNLADPGNPQKGTPVILGGGIETIFPYQNKLFIGSNAGMLIYSLANPAIPTYLGSYSHLKACDPVVVEGNYAYVTLRTNTTNWCGSTNTNQLDVVDISNTAMPQIRKTYPMQNPHGLGIDKSTLFICEGSYGLKVFDASNPDKITANQLSYLKDWHAFDVVPLGKNLLVVGEDGFRQYEYSDPKNLKFLSKISVVKK; encoded by the coding sequence ATGTTGAAACGTTATCTACTTTCCCTGATTTTTAGCCAACCTACTATATATGGTTTGTTTATTCTGGCTACTTGGCTCTTAGCTGGTTGTACCGACCAATGCGAAGGCACTTACACGTACAAAGTATACGAACCTGTTTACCAAACCCGGGCTGAATTGTTGGCGACAATTGGTTCCCGGCCGGCTGAACCGCTCCAAAATACAGGCAAAATTTACGCCATAGGTGACTATATTTTAGTGAATGAGGTAAACAGAGGCATCCATGTAATTGATAACAGTAACCCCAGCAAACCGCAAAATAGTAGCTTTATTTCTATACCCGGTAATGTAGATATGGCTGTCCGGAACCAGGTGCTGTACGCCGATGCTGCTTCTGATTTAGTAGTTTTTGATTTTAGTAACCCTATTACCGTAAAACTTAAAAAACACATAGAAAATGTTTTTGAACCTGCCCCAATCTTTTCCTCTTCGGGAGCTATAATACCCCTTGATCCAAGTAAAGGTTTGATAATTGATTATAAGGAGAGAGTAATAACGGAAAAGCGCAAGTGTGATGAGATAGTGCCAAATAACAATGTATTAGTGAACGATGGTGCGGTAAACTTCCTGAACAATAATGTAAAATCTAACTACACCAGCGGTTCCACAGGGCAAGGAGGCTCTATGGCTCGATTTACCATTAATGGTAATTACCTCTATACAGTAGGTTCCAGTAAAATGGATATTTTTAACCTAGCCGATCCCGGTAATCCACAGAAGGGAACTCCGGTCATTTTGGGCGGTGGCATTGAGACTATTTTCCCGTATCAAAATAAGTTATTTATTGGTTCAAACGCTGGTATGCTTATTTATAGTCTGGCAAACCCTGCTATTCCTACTTATCTTGGTAGCTACTCGCATCTAAAAGCTTGCGACCCCGTGGTAGTAGAAGGGAATTACGCCTACGTTACCTTACGCACCAACACTACCAATTGGTGCGGCAGCACAAATACCAACCAATTAGATGTAGTAGATATAAGTAATACGGCAATGCCTCAAATCCGGAAAACGTATCCAATGCAAAACCCCCACGGACTGGGTATTGATAAAAGCACGCTATTTATTTGTGAAGGCAGTTACGGCTTGAAAGTGTTTGATGCTAGTAACCCAGATAAAATAACCGCAAATCAATTAAGTTATCTGAAAGATTGGCATGCTTTTGATGTAGTTCCTTTAGGCAAAAATTTGCTGGTTGTAGGCGAAGATGGTTTCCGGCAATACGAGTATTCTGACCCAAAAAATTTAAAGTTTTTGAGCAAGATTTCAGTAGTAAAAAAATAA
- the rlmN gene encoding 23S rRNA (adenine(2503)-C(2))-methyltransferase RlmN, translating into MITTSKKNDIRKLSLDELKNWFTENGEKPFRAKQVYEWLWKHAARSFSEMNNISLPLREKLDAYFAINTVRVAKQQRSKDGTIKSAFQLYDGNIVEGVLIPHDERKTACVSSQVGCSLTCKFCATGYMERKRNLEAAEIYDQVVLINQQSLDAYGIPLTNIVFMGMGEPLLNYANVMKAVDRITSSADGLNMAARRITVSTAGIAKMIKKMADDDIKANLALSLHAANDTKRNEIMPINETNSLAALTEALQYYHQVTGRKVTYEYIVFENFNDTLADAEELYRFTKVIPCKVNIIEYNPIAAALFKNTDDDHLSKFVYYLADRGVQVNVRRSRGKDIDAACGQLATKEEQAV; encoded by the coding sequence ATGATAACCACGAGTAAAAAGAACGATATCCGTAAACTTTCGCTGGACGAACTTAAAAATTGGTTTACCGAAAACGGCGAAAAACCTTTTCGGGCCAAACAAGTGTACGAATGGCTTTGGAAGCATGCTGCCCGGTCGTTTAGTGAGATGAACAATATCTCGTTGCCTCTGCGCGAAAAATTAGATGCTTATTTTGCCATTAATACGGTGCGGGTAGCTAAACAACAGCGCAGCAAGGATGGTACTATTAAATCTGCTTTTCAATTGTATGATGGTAATATAGTTGAGGGCGTTTTAATACCGCACGACGAGCGGAAAACCGCTTGCGTATCGAGCCAGGTTGGTTGCTCGTTAACCTGTAAATTTTGCGCTACCGGCTACATGGAGCGTAAACGTAATCTGGAGGCCGCCGAAATTTACGATCAGGTAGTATTAATTAATCAACAGAGTTTGGATGCATACGGTATTCCATTAACGAATATTGTATTTATGGGTATGGGTGAACCATTACTCAATTATGCCAACGTAATGAAAGCTGTTGACCGGATTACTTCATCGGCAGATGGTTTGAATATGGCTGCCCGGCGGATAACCGTAAGTACCGCGGGGATTGCCAAAATGATCAAAAAAATGGCCGATGATGATATTAAAGCTAATTTAGCTTTGTCCTTACACGCGGCTAACGATACAAAACGCAACGAAATAATGCCGATAAACGAAACCAATTCGCTGGCTGCGTTAACGGAAGCGCTTCAATATTATCATCAAGTTACCGGCCGGAAAGTTACTTACGAGTATATCGTGTTCGAAAACTTTAACGATACCTTAGCAGATGCCGAAGAATTATATCGCTTTACGAAAGTCATTCCGTGTAAAGTAAATATTATCGAATACAATCCTATTGCAGCGGCCTTGTTTAAAAATACCGACGACGACCATTTATCTAAGTTTGTGTATTATCTGGCCGATAGAGGTGTACAAGTGAATGTGCGCCGCAGTCGGGGTAAAGATATAGATGCTGCCTGCGGGCAATTAGCTACTAAAGAAGAACAAGCAGTTTAA
- a CDS encoding acyl-CoA thioesterase, which translates to MARIKIDLPPTYSFLTEIKVRVSDINYGGHLGNDALLSILHDARLQYLQSMGYSELAIGGSFLIMADVAIEYKGEGFLGDTLIVQIAPRDFTKYGFDLIYHVTNQNSKPIAYAKTGMLCFNYTTRKVMSVSTEVRARMEVF; encoded by the coding sequence ATGGCCAGAATAAAAATTGATTTACCCCCTACGTACTCCTTTTTAACCGAAATAAAGGTACGGGTTTCGGACATTAACTACGGCGGACATCTGGGAAACGATGCTTTATTAAGTATTCTGCACGATGCCCGGCTACAATACCTGCAATCAATGGGTTATTCTGAATTAGCAATTGGCGGCAGTTTTTTAATTATGGCCGATGTAGCCATTGAATATAAAGGCGAAGGTTTCCTAGGCGATACGCTTATCGTGCAAATAGCTCCTCGTGACTTTACAAAATACGGCTTTGATTTAATATACCACGTAACGAACCAAAATAGTAAACCTATCGCGTACGCTAAAACTGGTATGCTGTGCTTTAACTATACTACCCGTAAGGTAATGTCGGTATCGACGGAAGTACGAGCTAGAATGGAAGTTTTCTAA
- the mnmD gene encoding tRNA (5-methylaminomethyl-2-thiouridine)(34)-methyltransferase MnmD, producing the protein MKTEIRLTKDGSVTLYVPELNEHYHSINGALQESMHVFIRAGLEYAWQNQSEVSILEVGFGTGLNALLTLEQTLLNSKKVYYHTLEKYPLAPDLIKQMHFEQFIFNVPLLHFLPVLHTSPWNEPVIITPDFTLLKSEADLRPYLLPPNRYTIIYFDAFAPEKQPDLWTDEIFKKLYAALKTNGCLVSYCAKGSFKRSLKAAGFTVEALAGPAGKREMTRALKNNFS; encoded by the coding sequence ATGAAAACAGAGATCCGGCTCACGAAAGATGGTTCTGTTACCTTATACGTACCAGAATTAAACGAGCATTATCATTCTATAAACGGGGCTTTACAGGAATCGATGCACGTATTTATCCGGGCCGGTTTAGAATATGCCTGGCAAAACCAATCGGAAGTAAGCATTCTGGAAGTAGGTTTTGGTACGGGTTTAAATGCCTTACTTACTTTAGAGCAAACGTTGCTAAATTCTAAAAAAGTTTATTACCATACCCTGGAAAAGTATCCCTTAGCGCCGGATTTGATAAAACAAATGCATTTTGAGCAATTTATCTTTAATGTTCCCTTATTACATTTTTTACCCGTATTACATACTTCTCCCTGGAACGAACCTGTAATTATTACCCCCGATTTTACCCTTTTAAAATCGGAAGCCGACCTGCGGCCCTACCTTTTGCCACCTAACCGTTATACAATTATTTATTTCGATGCTTTTGCTCCCGAAAAGCAGCCCGACCTCTGGACAGATGAAATTTTTAAAAAACTATATGCTGCCTTAAAAACTAATGGTTGCCTGGTAAGTTATTGCGCGAAGGGCAGTTTTAAACGCAGTTTAAAAGCCGCTGGCTTTACCGTAGAAGCATTAGCTGGTCCCGCCGGAAAACGCGAAATGACCCGGGCTTTAAAAAATAACTTTTCTTAA
- a CDS encoding thiol-disulfide oxidoreductase DCC family protein gives MPAYPPAIILFDGVCNLCNGFVQFVIRHDHQSYFRFAALQSEVGREILQQVQFHNYALDTVVLVEGSTYYTRSTAALRILRHLNGGWSLLYAAIILPAFIRDLLYVGLAKNRYRWFGKQESCLVPTPELKLRFL, from the coding sequence ATGCCTGCTTACCCACCTGCCATTATCTTGTTCGATGGCGTTTGTAATTTATGCAATGGATTTGTGCAATTTGTTATTCGGCACGACCACCAAAGCTACTTTCGATTTGCAGCATTGCAGTCGGAAGTTGGGCGTGAGATTTTGCAGCAAGTTCAGTTCCATAACTATGCGCTTGATACGGTAGTTTTAGTCGAGGGCAGCACCTATTATACCCGTTCTACCGCGGCGTTACGTATTTTGCGCCATTTAAACGGGGGGTGGTCATTACTTTACGCGGCTATTATTTTGCCTGCTTTTATACGCGATCTTCTATACGTAGGTCTGGCCAAGAACCGGTACCGATGGTTTGGGAAACAGGAAAGTTGCTTAGTACCCACGCCCGAATTAAAGCTTCGGTTTTTATAA